A section of the Microbulbifer pacificus genome encodes:
- a CDS encoding NAD-dependent epimerase: MKYLITGNAGFIGFHVAKTLMARGYAVVGLDNVNDYYDTALKEDRLRALYSAAQQHGVEYEFVRANIADRAALDRCFEKHQFDRVIHLAAQAGVRHSIDHPEDYVESNLVGFSNLLETCRHAATPHLTYASTSSVYGGNTSMPFSEDHGVDHPLQFYAATKRANELMAHSYSHLFRLPTTGLRFFTVYGPWGRPDMALFKFTRLILEGKPIPVFNHGHHSRDFTYIDDIVQGVIQSSDQIATPDASWSGAAPTPCTSNAPYRIFNIGNGNPAQLSDYIDALEEALGKTAIRELLPMQPGDIPDTHADTHRLQQAIGYKPDTSVREGVRKFVEWYRDYYAV; this comes from the coding sequence ATGAAGTATCTGATTACCGGCAATGCGGGCTTTATCGGCTTTCACGTGGCGAAAACCCTGATGGCGCGGGGCTATGCCGTGGTGGGTCTCGACAATGTCAACGACTACTACGACACCGCCCTCAAGGAAGACCGCCTGCGCGCGCTGTATAGCGCCGCACAACAGCACGGCGTCGAATATGAATTCGTGCGCGCGAATATCGCCGACCGCGCCGCCCTGGATCGCTGCTTCGAAAAGCACCAGTTTGACCGCGTTATCCACCTCGCCGCCCAGGCCGGGGTGCGCCACTCCATCGACCACCCGGAAGACTACGTGGAAAGCAACCTGGTGGGTTTTTCCAACCTGCTGGAAACCTGCCGCCACGCGGCCACCCCGCACCTGACTTACGCCAGCACCAGCAGCGTGTACGGCGGCAACACCAGCATGCCGTTCAGTGAGGATCACGGCGTCGACCACCCGCTGCAGTTTTACGCCGCCACCAAGCGCGCCAACGAACTGATGGCCCACAGTTACAGCCACCTGTTCCGCCTGCCCACCACCGGGCTGCGCTTCTTTACCGTGTACGGCCCCTGGGGCCGCCCGGATATGGCGCTGTTCAAGTTCACCCGCCTGATTCTCGAGGGCAAACCCATCCCGGTGTTCAATCACGGCCATCACAGCCGGGATTTCACCTATATCGACGACATAGTGCAGGGGGTGATCCAGTCCAGCGACCAGATCGCCACGCCGGATGCCAGCTGGTCCGGGGCAGCGCCCACGCCCTGTACCAGTAACGCGCCTTACCGCATCTTCAATATCGGCAACGGTAATCCCGCGCAACTGTCGGACTATATCGACGCGCTGGAGGAGGCCCTGGGGAAAACCGCGATCCGCGAACTGCTGCCGATGCAGCCGGGCGATATTCCCGACACCCACGCGGATACCCACCGCCTGCAGCAGGCGATCGGCTACAAGCCGGATACCAGCGTGCGCGAGGGAGTGCGGAAGTTTGTGGAGTGGTACCGGGACTATTACGCGGTCTAG